The Hymenobacter sp. DG01 sequence GGCGGGGCTTTTTGCTTGCGTTGCCTTTGCTGACTACGCTTTGAAATGCTTGCGCTTCAAGCGGCGCCGAATGTTTTTCGGAATGGCCTTACCCTGCTGATAAGCCGTAACTATTTCCTCCTCCCGGTCCTTACTGAATCGTATGCCTTTAGAAATGGAAACCCCCGAAAGGATTACGCCCAATCCGAGCGTAACAGGGGCCCCATCCACGCCCCGAGCCGTGGCAACGGCCCCGTAACCGAAAAAGTAGCCTGCGGGCAGGCCAAGAATAGTGCTACCCGTGCGACGGCTGGCAAACAAACGCTGCACGGCCTTGGCGGAGTCGGCAGGAGCAACCGCCTGAGCAGAGGCAGAAATAGCGCTTAGCCCTAGTAAACCAGCAAATAAACCAACCCGAAGTACGTGTGAAGTCATGAAAAACAGATAAGCAGAAAATGGATTATTTCGCAATGTTACCCTGTTCCGCTCAGGAATAGAAACCTACTGTTCAGTATCTTAGATAAAGAATATCATTTCTGACCTAAACGTAATTCAGCCCGAATTACGGCCCATCAGTACCATGGCAGCGAGTCGCGCTTCTCGTTGGTAGCGTCCGGCTTTGGCTAGCGCGAAATATTGGCTTTGCACAGTCGGTTCCGGTTACGGTGCGTATGAGTAGCTACCTCATCCACTGACTTTTAACCCGGCTCTCATGCGTGCTTTCTCTGCTACCCTTACACCAGCCTCACTGCCTTTGTCACGGTATATTCGTCGGGCCACGTTGGCACTCGGCTTTGCGGTTTCGTTGGCAAGCTGCTCCAATGATGACGATGATGCCGCTGCCGAGCCGGCCCTGCCCGCTCGTATTACCGTGCCGCAGGCAGGCCTGTCGCCGGAGGGCATTCAGTATGACGAAGCCAATAGCCGGTTTTTCGTCAGCTCCCGCACTCAGGGGCGCATTGGCAGCGTGCGCGACGACAGTACTTACACCCAGTTTGCTGATGACGCGCGGTTGGTTTCCACGATTGGGCTGAACCTGGATGCCGGCCGGCAGCGCCTGTTAGTGGCCGTGTCCGACATTGGGGTGAACACCACCCGCTCCACTGCCGCTACCCTGCGCAAGCTCGCGGCCCTGGCCATTTACAACTCCTCTACCGGCAGCCTGATTTCCTACACTGACCTGGGCGCCCTGCGACCGGGCGCAAACCACTTCGCCAACGATATAGCCGTGGACGGGCAGGGTAATGCATATATCACCGACAGCCTTTCGCCCATCATTTACAAGGTAGATGCCCAAGGTGTGGCCTCCGTATTTCTGGAGAATGCCCAGCTCAGCGGGGGTACGGGCTTCGGGCTGAACGGCATCGTGTTTCATCCGGATGGGTATCTGCTGGTTGCCAAATCCAACGACGGCACGCTGTTTAAGGTACCGCTGAGCAACCCCGCTAGCTTTTCGCGCGTGACCAGCACCCAGAGCCTGGAAGGTGCCGATGGGCTGCTGCTGCTCGATCCTCAAACGTTGCTGCTGGTGGCAGGCAGCCAAAGCACCGTGTTCCGGCTCGCCAGCTCCGACGCCTGGGCCACGGCCACAACCACGGGCAGCTTTGCCACCGGAGCCGTGAGTCCTACTACCATCACGCGGCGCAACCAGAGCAGCGCCTACGTGCTGTACCCCTATCAGGCCACTTCGCCTCGCTTCGCTATTGTAAAAGCCACCTTTTAAGCTGCCTTGGCCGGCACTGGGCAAAGCATAGGTGGGCAGCTCGCAGGCAGGCAGAACGTGTGCTGATTCATCCGGCGCCTATCTGCTAGCTTTGCCTTATGTCGTCCTCCATTTTCACCACCTACCTCCAGCTCGGCTTTCACCACATTTTTAACCTGCAGGCCTACGACCACCTAGTGTTCCTGCTGGCTCTGTGTGCCCCCTACGTGCTGCAGGACTGGCGGCGGGTGGTGGCCCTGGTAACCAGCTTCACGGTGGGCCACTCCATCACGCTGGCCTTGGCTACCCTGAACGTGGTGGGCTACTCCCCTACCCTGATTGAAACCCTGATTCCGGTGACCATTGTGCTGACCTGCCTGCTGAACCTGGCGCGGGCCGGCAAGGCGGGCACCCGGCCGGTGGAGCGGCGCGAGGCTACCCCCATCGTCTTCACCCTACCCAACCTGCTGGCGGCAGTGTTCGGGCTGATTCATGGCCTGGGCTTTTCCAGCTACCTGCGCGAACTGCTGGGCCGCCACAGCCGCCCGGTGCTGGAGCTGCTCAGCTTTAACCTGGGCGTGGAGCTGGGCCAACTGCTGATTGTAGCGCTTATCCTGCTGCTTGGCTTCGTGTTGCTGCGTATCTTTAACGTGGCACGCCGCGACTGGCTCTTGGTCACGACGGGCGCCGCCCTGGGCATTGCCTTAACCCTGCTGGTGGGATAGGGAAATTGTGAGGTGGTGAAATAGCGAACTGGTGAGTTTTATGCTCCGGTGATGCACTAGCGCATATCGGGCCACCAGAACGCCCAACTCACCGCCTGCAACCCACGCCTGGGGGCTGTGTCTTTCGCCGCATGCGGCGGAGGCGGTTGCAGCCCCCTCTGTTTCATTCTGATAGCACGTCTTTTTCTCCCCTTCTACCTAGTATGCTGAAACCTACTCTGCTGGCCGCCGGGCTGGCGGCGCTGCTGGCCCTGCCGGCCGCGGCCCAGAACACCAACTCCGGCACCGATAAATTTGCCCAGCTGGAAACCCTGCTGCCCACGCCCAACACCTACCGCACCGCCTCGGGTGCGCCCGGCAACGAGTACTGGCAGCAACGCGCCGACTACAATATCCGGGTAAAACTGGACGACGCGAAACAGTCGATTTCCGGCGATGAGGACATTACCTACACCAACCTCTCGCCCGATGTGCTGACCTACCTGTGGGTGCAGCTCGACCAGAACATCCTCGATAAAAACTCCATTACCACCGCCACCGAGGTCGGCCAGATTCAGCCGCGCATGTCGTTTCAGGCTCTGGACTATCTGCAGCGCAGTGAGTTTGATGGGGGCTTTAAGATTGCGGAGGTGAAAATGAAGGGTGGCAAGGCCCTGCCCTACGTTATCAACCACACCATGATGCGCATTGACCTGCCCACGCCCCTGCGGCCCAAGCAGTCCGTGACGTTCAGCATCAAGTGGGCTTACAACATCAACGACCAAACCAAGATCAACCAGCGCTCGGGCTACGAGTATTTCCCGGAGGACAAAAACTACCTCTACGAAATTGCTCAGTTCTACCCCCGCATGGCGGTGTACTCCGATAACCAGGGCTGGCAGCACAAGCAGTTTCTGGGCAACGGCGAGTTTGCCCTGCCCTTCGGCGACTACCGCGTGAGCATTACGGCCCCCGCCGACCACGTAGTGGGCGCTACCGGCACGCTGCAGAATGCCTCGGAGGTCCTCACTTCGGCCCAGCGCCAGCGCCTGGAGCAAGCCAAAAACTCTCAGAAGCCCGTTCTGATTGTATCGCCGCTGGAGGCGGAGCAGGCCGAGCAGAAGCGCGCCAAAGGCACCAAAACCTGGACCTTCGCCGCCAAAAACGTGCGCGACTTTGCCTGGGCTTCCTCGCGCAAGTTCATCTGGGATGCCATGGGCATCAAGCAGAACGGTACGCCCGTGATGTGCATGAGCTACTACCCCAAGGAGGGTAACCCGCTCTGGGGCAAGTACTCTACGGAGGTGGTAGCGCATACCATCAAAACCTACTCCAAGTTCACGATTCCCTACCAGTATCCGGTGGCCATTTCGGTGCACGGGCCGGTGGGCGGCATGGAGTACCCCATGATTTGCTTTAACGGCGGCCGCCCCGAGAAGGACGGCACCTACTCGGCTGACCGGAAGTACGGCATGATTTCGGTGATTATTCACGAGGTAGGCCACAACTTCTTCCCGATGATTGTGAACTCCGATGAGCGCCAGTGGACCTGGATGGACGAGGGCCTGAACACCTTCGTGCAGTACCTCACGGAGCAGGAGTGGGAGCGGAACTACCCCTCCAAGCGCGGCGAACCCGCCAACATTGTGGCTTACATGCAGACGGATAAGAGCCTGCAGACGCCCATCATGACCAACTCAGAATCGGTGCTGCAGTTTGGCAACAACGCCTACGGGAAGCCCGCTACCGGCCTGAACATTCTGCGCGAGACCATCATGGGCCGGGAGCTGTTTGACTACGCTTTCAAAGAGTATGCTACCCGCTGGGCCTACAAGCACCCTACCCCCGCCGACTTCTTCCGGACCATGGAAGACGCCTCGGGCGTGGACCTCGACTGGTTCTGGCGCGGTTGGTTCTACACCACCGAGCACACCGACCTGGCCATTAACGGCGTGAAGTGGTACACGGTGGACTCCAAGAACCCCGAAATTGAGAATGCCCGCAAGCGTGAAATGATCAATAAAGCGCCCCAGAGCATTTCGCAGCAGCGCAACCTCCAGGATATCAAGAAAACCCTGGTGGACGACAAGCCGGAGCTGAAGGACTTCTACAACAGCTACGACCCGCTCTCGACCACTGAGGCCGATAAGCAGCGCTACCAGCAGCTGGTGAAAGGCCTGAGCCCCGAGCAGCAGCAGCGCCTGAGCCAGGGCCTGAACTTCTACGAAGTGAGCCTGACCAACAAGGGTGGCCTGACTATGCCGGTTATCGTGCAGATGACTTATGAGGATGGCAAGCAGGAAATCATGAACATTCCGGCCGAAATCTGGCGCAAGAACAACGCCGAGGTAACCAAGGTGTTCATCACCGAAAAGCCCGTCGTGAGCTTCGTGCTGGACCCCTTCCTGCAAACCGCCGACACGGACCTCTCAAACAACGCCTACCCCCAGCGCGCTCAGCCTTCGCGCTTCGAGCTGTTCGAGCAGCAGCAGCGCGCCCAGCCTAACCCCATGCAGCAGCAGTCGGCTCTGCAGCAGAAGGAGCAAAAGCCGGTGAACGGCGCTACCTCTACGGGCGGCACCAATTAAGCAGACTCCGTTTATCACCACACAAAACAGCCGGGCCTTATGGTCCGGCTGTTTTTTTATGTTTGCGCATCCTTCACAAGCAAGTGCTTCTCCTTACGGCCTTCTGTTGAGGGCGAATCCGGAAGCTCCATATTGCGCCTGGTTAATCCTGCCAGCCCCCCCTAAATACCGCTCCAGATGGTTCCTGATTCGATAGGCGTTTCTGATGAGGACAACAAC is a genomic window containing:
- a CDS encoding M1 family metallopeptidase yields the protein MLKPTLLAAGLAALLALPAAAQNTNSGTDKFAQLETLLPTPNTYRTASGAPGNEYWQQRADYNIRVKLDDAKQSISGDEDITYTNLSPDVLTYLWVQLDQNILDKNSITTATEVGQIQPRMSFQALDYLQRSEFDGGFKIAEVKMKGGKALPYVINHTMMRIDLPTPLRPKQSVTFSIKWAYNINDQTKINQRSGYEYFPEDKNYLYEIAQFYPRMAVYSDNQGWQHKQFLGNGEFALPFGDYRVSITAPADHVVGATGTLQNASEVLTSAQRQRLEQAKNSQKPVLIVSPLEAEQAEQKRAKGTKTWTFAAKNVRDFAWASSRKFIWDAMGIKQNGTPVMCMSYYPKEGNPLWGKYSTEVVAHTIKTYSKFTIPYQYPVAISVHGPVGGMEYPMICFNGGRPEKDGTYSADRKYGMISVIIHEVGHNFFPMIVNSDERQWTWMDEGLNTFVQYLTEQEWERNYPSKRGEPANIVAYMQTDKSLQTPIMTNSESVLQFGNNAYGKPATGLNILRETIMGRELFDYAFKEYATRWAYKHPTPADFFRTMEDASGVDLDWFWRGWFYTTEHTDLAINGVKWYTVDSKNPEIENARKREMINKAPQSISQQRNLQDIKKTLVDDKPELKDFYNSYDPLSTTEADKQRYQQLVKGLSPEQQQRLSQGLNFYEVSLTNKGGLTMPVIVQMTYEDGKQEIMNIPAEIWRKNNAEVTKVFITEKPVVSFVLDPFLQTADTDLSNNAYPQRAQPSRFELFEQQQRAQPNPMQQQSALQQKEQKPVNGATSTGGTN
- a CDS encoding HupE/UreJ family protein → MSSSIFTTYLQLGFHHIFNLQAYDHLVFLLALCAPYVLQDWRRVVALVTSFTVGHSITLALATLNVVGYSPTLIETLIPVTIVLTCLLNLARAGKAGTRPVERREATPIVFTLPNLLAAVFGLIHGLGFSSYLRELLGRHSRPVLELLSFNLGVELGQLLIVALILLLGFVLLRIFNVARRDWLLVTTGAALGIALTLLVG
- a CDS encoding SMP-30/gluconolactonase/LRE family protein, coding for MRAFSATLTPASLPLSRYIRRATLALGFAVSLASCSNDDDDAAAEPALPARITVPQAGLSPEGIQYDEANSRFFVSSRTQGRIGSVRDDSTYTQFADDARLVSTIGLNLDAGRQRLLVAVSDIGVNTTRSTAATLRKLAALAIYNSSTGSLISYTDLGALRPGANHFANDIAVDGQGNAYITDSLSPIIYKVDAQGVASVFLENAQLSGGTGFGLNGIVFHPDGYLLVAKSNDGTLFKVPLSNPASFSRVTSTQSLEGADGLLLLDPQTLLLVAGSQSTVFRLASSDAWATATTTGSFATGAVSPTTITRRNQSSAYVLYPYQATSPRFAIVKATF